One region of Candidatus Poribacteria bacterium genomic DNA includes:
- a CDS encoding NAD(P)-binding domain-containing protein, which translates to MNRLKIVVPGDSPPQIQGSPHLERLKPYGDVVLYTDRPETHEEQLRRAEDADILINSRGLVKWPDELLQQLPKLKLISLCSIGTDMIGLDEAKKRGITVCNQPGRTAPVVAEHGFGLMFGLAKRAAFLTASMKSGGWPRMDNVYLQGKTLGIIGTGHIGAEMARLGRAIGMNVIAWTYHPSAARAAELGVQFVSLDALLQTADVVSLHVRLTEESQHLIGESELATMKQGALLINVARGGVVDTNALISALNSGHLGGAAIDVYDQEPLPADHPLLTCEQVILTPHCADMTPEGVELLNEGAVDNIIAFLEGSPQNVVV; encoded by the coding sequence GTGAACAGACTCAAAATCGTTGTCCCCGGTGATTCACCCCCGCAAATCCAAGGTTCACCGCACCTGGAACGCCTGAAACCCTACGGTGATGTCGTCCTCTACACTGACCGACCCGAAACTCACGAAGAACAACTCCGTCGCGCCGAAGATGCAGACATTCTCATCAATTCGCGCGGACTCGTCAAGTGGCCCGATGAACTGTTGCAGCAACTTCCGAAACTCAAACTCATTTCGCTCTGTTCGATTGGAACCGATATGATTGGACTCGACGAAGCGAAAAAGCGCGGAATTACCGTTTGTAATCAACCCGGACGGACTGCTCCCGTTGTCGCAGAACACGGGTTCGGGTTGATGTTTGGGCTCGCCAAACGGGCAGCTTTTCTGACAGCGTCCATGAAATCAGGTGGCTGGCCCCGCATGGACAACGTCTATCTTCAAGGGAAAACCTTGGGGATTATTGGCACTGGACATATCGGTGCTGAGATGGCGCGCCTCGGACGAGCCATCGGGATGAATGTTATCGCGTGGACGTATCACCCTTCAGCAGCACGCGCGGCAGAATTAGGTGTTCAGTTCGTCTCTCTGGACGCATTGCTCCAGACCGCCGATGTCGTCAGCTTGCACGTTAGGTTAACAGAAGAGAGTCAGCATCTCATCGGTGAAAGCGAACTCGCCACAATGAAGCAAGGTGCGCTGCTCATCAACGTCGCACGTGGCGGCGTGGTTGATACAAATGCCCTCATCTCTGCTTTGAATAGCGGACATCTCGGTGGTGCCGCTATTGATGTCTACGATCAGGAACCGCTCCCTGCTGACCACCCCCTCTTAACTTGCGAGCAGGTAATCTTAACACCACATTGTGCCGATATGACTCCTGAAGGCGTTGAACTCCTTAATGAAGGCGCGGTAGATAACATCATCGCCTTTCTGGAAGGCAGCCCCCAAAACGTAGTCGTTTAA
- a CDS encoding iron-containing alcohol dehydrogenase, producing MPTTLTLPPTIITGAGASENAGEQGKRLGATNALIVTDPGIAKIGYADNIAHNLHNAGITSSSFSDVTPDPTLQNVQDGLKQYTDEGCDVIVSIGGGSAIDCGKGIAMKLANDGDFADYMGVDKIPNPGTPLIAIPTTGGTGSEVSKVTVITDTERNVKMMLSSRCLLASVALVDPLLSLTTPPHLTAAVGVDALTHAIEAYISKRAQPITDALSLKAIEMISGSLRQAWADGENVSARTDMMIGASIAGMAFSNSSVALVHGMSRPIGAYFHIHHGLSNSVLLRDVMAFSVVGAPARFADIARAMGEPIDGLSPMHQADAAISAVERLVADIQMPRLGEIGIEKEKFESVVEQMAVDAIASGSPANNPRQATAEEIVALYWECF from the coding sequence TTGCCTACAACACTAACACTCCCACCCACAATAATCACAGGCGCAGGTGCATCTGAGAACGCCGGTGAACAGGGGAAACGGCTCGGTGCAACGAACGCACTCATCGTGACCGATCCGGGTATCGCCAAAATCGGATACGCCGACAACATCGCCCACAATTTACACAACGCCGGAATAACCTCCTCATCCTTCTCTGATGTCACCCCCGACCCAACGCTACAGAATGTGCAAGACGGCTTAAAACAATACACTGACGAAGGCTGCGATGTCATCGTGAGCATCGGCGGCGGAAGTGCCATCGACTGCGGAAAAGGCATCGCTATGAAACTGGCAAATGACGGCGATTTCGCCGATTACATGGGTGTGGATAAAATCCCGAATCCAGGAACGCCTCTTATAGCAATACCAACAACAGGGGGAACAGGTAGTGAGGTCTCTAAAGTCACCGTTATCACCGACACAGAGCGGAACGTTAAGATGATGCTCAGCAGTCGGTGTCTACTCGCGTCCGTTGCTCTCGTGGATCCGTTGCTATCCCTGACAACCCCACCGCATCTGACGGCGGCAGTCGGTGTTGATGCCCTGACGCACGCGATAGAAGCGTATATCTCTAAACGCGCCCAACCGATAACGGATGCCCTGTCCCTGAAAGCAATCGAGATGATTTCAGGTTCGCTCCGGCAAGCGTGGGCAGATGGCGAAAATGTCTCCGCTCGCACGGATATGATGATTGGTGCGTCTATCGCAGGTATGGCGTTCAGCAATTCATCTGTGGCTTTAGTCCACGGCATGTCCCGTCCGATTGGTGCGTATTTCCATATTCACCATGGACTATCAAATTCGGTGTTACTCCGCGACGTGATGGCGTTTAGTGTCGTCGGCGCGCCTGCTCGCTTCGCCGATATTGCGCGCGCTATGGGTGAACCGATTGACGGATTATCGCCGATGCACCAAGCAGATGCAGCAATCTCTGCCGTTGAACGGCTTGTCGCCGACATCCAGATGCCGCGACTCGGTGAAATCGGTATTGAAAAAGAAAAATTCGAGTCTGTCGTCGAACAGATGGCGGTCGATGCCATCGCAAGTGGGAGTCCAGCTAACAATCCGCGACAGGCTACCGCTGAAGAGATTGTCGCGCTGTATTGGGAGTGTTTCTAA
- a CDS encoding type II toxin-antitoxin system HicB family antitoxin yields MKTFALQVVLEKDKWPDEPDEKAVWRAYIPALEHKGAASWGYTQKEALKNLQDAVDLLVEWLLEHGEELLPGLSSQTQISDLPLIYSIAN; encoded by the coding sequence ATGAAAACGTTCGCGCTTCAGGTTGTGTTAGAAAAAGACAAGTGGCCCGACGAACCAGATGAGAAAGCCGTCTGGCGGGCGTATATCCCTGCTCTGGAGCATAAAGGGGCAGCAAGTTGGGGATATACTCAAAAAGAGGCTTTAAAGAATCTACAAGACGCAGTCGATCTGCTTGTTGAGTGGCTCTTAGAACACGGCGAAGAACTTCTTCCCGGACTCTCTTCACAGACCCAGATCAGTGATTTGCCTTTAATCTACTCTATAGCCAACTGA